One Apteryx mantelli isolate bAptMan1 chromosome Z, bAptMan1.hap1, whole genome shotgun sequence genomic window, CAAACATACAGGACAAATCTGGAAAGACAGCCTTGATGCATGCTTGCTTAGAAAAAGCAGGCTCTGAAGTGATTTCTCTGCTACTGAAAAGTGGAGCTGACCCAAGCCTACAAGATCACTCTAACTGCTCTGCTCTTGTATATGCAATAAACTCTGAAGACAAAGAGACCCTGAAAGTTCTTCTTAATGCctgcagagaaagaggaaaagaagtaaTCATCATCACCACAGACAAATCTCCATCTGGAAAGCAGACAACTAAACAGTACTTAAATGTGCCTCCTGCTGACTCTGAGGAATGCCGTTTCCCAAGTACTTGCACTTGCCCATCAGAAATAGAACTGAAAACATCTCCATCCCCACTTTCAAGTTCAAATGAAACTAAAAAAGCAATTTTCAGCTTTAAAGAGCTGGATCATCCAAGAAGCACGGACAACTCATCTGAACCAGTTTCACCTACTAGAAAATCCAATTCAACACATATAGGATCCAAGCTGGCACAAGCACAGCGACTACAGTCTGAGCCTTGGATAAAGAGCTCTCCTTCACTGTTTCACCAGAACAAAGTTGCCTCTTTACAAGAACAACTTCAGGATATAACTCCAGAAGAAGAGCTCTCTTTTAAAATCAATGGCCTTGCCCTATCAAAGAGATTTATCACCAGACACCAAAGTATTGACATAAAAGACACTGCTcattttttgaaaacttttgatCAAACTGGATCAAGGAAATTATCATATGATGAAATAAATTCTCACACTCTTTATGCTGAAGGGAAACGGAATCCCAGTGGGATTTCTGTGGGTGAGGATTCTGATTTGGGACAAATCAGCTTCATTTCAACCCTGAGAAGTATTATCCAGAAAAGAAATTTAGGAGCAAATCACTACAGCTCTGATTCTCAGTTAACTACTAGTCTGGGTCCTGCAACTGCAGAAGATACTAAGTCAgtgataggaaagaaaaagattctttcTCCATCTCCCTCTTTGTTATCAAGTTCTAGGGAATTACTAGAGAACATGCCGCCTATTCCCCTGAGCAGAAGAAATCAAACTTTTCTAGAAAGACGGGGTTCAGGAGCCTTATTGTTGGATCATATTGCTCAAACCAGACCAGGTTTCCTTCCACCTTTAAATGTGAATCCTCACCGCCCAATTTCAGATGTTAGTTTCATAAACAGGGTTTCTGGGATGATTTCTTGTGGACAAAAAAACTTGGTAGCAACAGCACCTGCTTTCCCTAAGGAgattaa contains:
- the ANKRD34B gene encoding ankyrin repeat domain-containing protein 34B, whose product is MNETVEVPTDGNSLIRAVYQSRLRLTRLLLEGGAYINESNDRGETPLMIACRTKHVDSQSVSKAKMVQYLLENKADPNIQDKSGKTALMHACLEKAGSEVISLLLKSGADPSLQDHSNCSALVYAINSEDKETLKVLLNACRERGKEVIIITTDKSPSGKQTTKQYLNVPPADSEECRFPSTCTCPSEIELKTSPSPLSSSNETKKAIFSFKELDHPRSTDNSSEPVSPTRKSNSTHIGSKLAQAQRLQSEPWIKSSPSLFHQNKVASLQEQLQDITPEEELSFKINGLALSKRFITRHQSIDIKDTAHFLKTFDQTGSRKLSYDEINSHTLYAEGKRNPSGISVGEDSDLGQISFISTLRSIIQKRNLGANHYSSDSQLTTSLGPATAEDTKSVIGKKKILSPSPSLLSSSRELLENMPPIPLSRRNQTFLERRGSGALLLDHIAQTRPGFLPPLNVNPHRPISDVSFINRVSGMISCGQKNLVATAPAFPKEIKNQKMLVRRQSLQTEQIKQLVNF